The Kineothrix sp. IPX-CK genomic interval ATATGCTGCCATTGACACAAGGAATCAAGCTTCTCAAGGCTGCTTCACTCGGTCTGCCAATAGACAGCGTTTTCATTCCAGCTATAGTGATGATTGTAATTGCCGTAATATGCGTTACTATTTCCCTGCGCTTTTTTAAATGGGAGTGATAAAGGAGCCTGCGAGAATACTACGATTATAATACTGCTGATGTTAATGGGTTTTGCAGCTTACAGGTACTTGGCAATGATCTGGACCAAACGGGTCGGAAGCTGTTCCAGATTGGTAATATCTATAAATCGCTCCTGCCCATATATATCGCAAATCATTTCCTTGTCCTGTCCAATCGCAGCCGCAAGAAACAGCACACCTTTTCGACTGTAGTCATGGATCACCTGCTTCATATCGTCCTTAGCATGAGTGCCGGTATAATCCGGCATCGCTTTGGGCTGACCGTCACTCAGGCTAATCAACAGCTTGGTCGTCTGGGGAGCATTTGCCAGTTTCTCCGCTAAAATCCGAAGCGCCATTCCATCTCGGTTGTTACTCATGCTCTGAATCGCCATGAGCGAATATTTGTCGTTAAGCTTCGGTTCCTCCCAGTCAATATAAGAATACATAGACATTTTCTCTTTTGGCGAACGGTCAGCGGTATCTCCGTAAATCAGCACAGGGATACCACAGCTTTCACAAAATTCATAGACTGCCAGAGCGGCTTGCTTCGCTGCTGTCAGCCGTCCGAATGCGTGCATGGATGCTGATTGGTCAATACGCAGGGCAACGGCCAGCGAAGGTTCTTCTTCCGGCGGACGTTTTTTGGAAAAGTAACAAAAATCAGGGGATACCACTTTTTCAGCGTGAAATTTTGTGCCAAAGACACGATTGCCTGAAAGCTCCACAGAAATTTCATGTTCCAAAAGCGGTTCGGTTTTTCTTGTCAATTCCCGGATGACCGGCATGAGTGCGGAAGCCATCTGACGGTACTCCTGCCGGTGGGCGGCTGTAGATTCCGGGCGATGGACAATCATGCCTACTTTTTCGTGAACGGAACTTTTAACAGCCGCCCTTGCCTGTTGGTTCAAGTGCTTGCGAAAAGTGCTCTTATCCTGCTCCGGATCTGCTTGTTCCTCCGTCCGTAACTCATGGTACATGGGAGCGCCATCGTCACCGGTATCCGAACTCCGTGTTTGTGCAGGGTTTTCTGACGAACTATTGGATTCTCCCTCACTATCTGAAGACCTTCGAAGAACTACCTCAGGAGGAGAATCTTTGTCAGGCGCAGGAGACAGTGCCTCAACATCCCCATCCGCCCGAAGCTCCAGAACCTCGCCGCCTGTTCTTCCGTGTCGGGAAACAACCGCTTCCAATGCTTCCATTGTTCCATGATTGGACAACGCCTGTTCTAACAGAACGATTTCATCCGGGTCGGTGGTAATTTTATAAACGACCTTGTGATAAAGAGATTCTGCCGCATCGTTGCCTTGCAGAACCGCATCCACCCAAAAGAAATAAGAACGCATACCAGACACGCCTTTCATTGCATTGGCCTTGGCTGTCCGGTCGAGCATAACGATAATTTGAGCAAAAATACGCAGCAACTCGACGTCGCAACAGCCTGTTTTTGCCGCTGCCCGCTCTACCATGACCTCGATCGGCGGTAAATCCATTTTCTCTGCGTGCTGCACCCGGTCACGCAGTGCCTCATTCAGCGGACGGCAGCCGTTATATCCTCTGTTTGTTGTAATAACCGCAATAAAATCCGGGTGACGATGAACGATGCGGCTTGGCAGATTAATACTGCCATCCGGCTCCAGAGCAGAGCCTACGGCCATCAATACTGCTGCATCACGGATGACCGTAGGTTCCTGAATTTCCAGAATCCAGCCATTTTCATAAGCCCTTACGATTTCAGACGGATAATATTGATACTCTATATTGTTATCTTTTCTATCCGACTGCAATACCGGCAAAATGGTTCCGAGTATATCAGATTTATCCATATCCGCAAAGCAGGTGATCTTGGTGTAGGGCAGTCCAAAATCGGCGGAAAGTGCCTTGGTCAGCTGGGTTTTACCGGAACCGGCATCGCCTTCCAATAAAATATTTGTGATTTTCATTTCGCCCATTTCCCAGTTGTGCTTAACTGACTCGCAAATGCGCCGCTCCGCATCGCTTTCAATATGAGAAGAGCTTTTCTTCCAGACAAGAGTCTGTTCTTCTTCTGTCAACTGTCTGTTAGGTGACAGAAGCCATTTGTTTTCCATTGTTAATAACACTCCAATTCTTCAATAATACGAGTGAGCGTTCGAAGCCGCTCGCCGGTTAGTTCTCCCAAATCGTTTAAGGCTTGGGAAAAGCTTTGTATATCGTTGTTGATGTTCGGGTTTTCCGTACAAACTGTTACCGGAAGTACGCCGCCTTGCAGCCCGAGGCGCTCCACCGTTGGGTTTTCGGGATCGTAGAGCAGGGGCATCCGATAAGCTTCTTTAAAGTATAGCAGAGTACGGCTTAGAAAGATCATCAGGTCGAATATCTGATGAACAGGAAGTTCGATACTTACTTCAGGCGTTCCTTCTGTATTTTCTTTCCAAATCTGTACGGCAATCTGCATTTTCTTGTTTTCTTCCATTACGGGAGCGCCTATGGTCAGCCGTTTAATATCTGAACGGTAGGCGCTGCGTCCATCAATACGATCATAATTATCTGCAATCATTACAATGTCTTCATTCATCGCCAAATCCTCCTCGCCTGCGGAGCTTTTGCCAGACATTGCTTCAGCAAATCCTCTAATTCAACGGTGTGATCGTCCTGCGGGTTCTCATATTTCAAAAATTTCATCACAGAGCTTTCAAATCCGCTTTCTCCATATTGGTCCCAAAGTTCCTGCATCCGTTTGTTAGGATGTCCACCGGCAGACAACTTAAAGCGGTTGCTGTTAAAATCTGCTCTTGTATCTTTGGATATCCCCACGAATTCTTCGCCGGTCACTACGCATTTAAAAGCGATGACTCCCATTTCAGGATGACGATTTTTCCATTCATCCAAAAGTTCACGTTTTCTTTTTATATCCATAATAATCACCTCGTGTTTCATTGTAAGGTAGTTAGTCTGCGAAAACAATCCACGCTCCGTAGACTAAACGGAGCGTGGATTAAAGAAGTTAAACTTTTGAATTTTATTTAGAATCTTGCTGTAATTTTCTGTCAAGATACAATTGCAGGGCATCTGAGAATTCTTCCGGGCGTTCCTTCTGAGGCCAATGTTTACATCCTCTCATTAAGTATATTTCGCAATCGGGAATCCTTTTCCCGGCAAGAATAGTACCTTTTACAGGAACTGCCTTGTCAAGAGTGCCATGTATAAGCAGTGTAGGGGAATTTATTTCTTCAAGTCTACCAAACAAATCTGTTGTAAGGCCTGTAGATGTAATCTCACTTCTTTGAAATGACATGAAAGGCTTGCCTGCACCAGGCTCCTGCATAACTTTTTGTATCTCAGCGACTAAATCATCGCTTATCTTTGATTTATCTCCAAACAAACTGTATTTTAAGGACCATCTGATGATGGATGGATATTTATTTGTCCATGAGTACAAATTGTCGTTGAGCTTTGAACGAATAAACCAATGGGTTAACCTATGCCATGACAATTTATCGAATAACCCCCATGCGTCAACCGGCACAAGAATCTTAATAAGCTCCGGGTATGTCAGTGCCATATTCAGGCATATACCGCCTCCCAGGGACAGCCCGGTCAGGATGACCGGTCTACCCCCCAGTTCTTCGATTATGCCCTTTACTATATCCGTATAGAACGACAAAGTGTATTCGCCGTTTATCCGGTCGCTCGTTCCGTATCCAGGTAGATCCGGCGCAATGACTTGATACTGATCGGACAGCAACGGAATCACCCCGGCCCAGGAAAGCATTGCCGAATCCACACCGGCGCCGTGCAATAATACGATAGTATCGTTACCGTCTCCGGCACAATAGCATGTTATGCCTACTCCATTTACACGGATATGTTTTTTCTCAATTAGGTTAGTCATTTAGATTACCTCCACCATTGCTTTCAACAATCATCTTAATGCATGTCCCGGTTTCTAATAATAAACATACCAGCTATGCGTTGCCGAGTAAGTTCATAATCATAGGGACAGCCAGAAATTTAATCTTGTTTAACTCGCCATCACTTGTCTTGCCTTGGATATAGTCATGGCATAACTGCTCGATGATGCCATAACTAATACGGAGCTTTTCTATTAAAAACTCTTCTGAATAGCCGACTTCAATAAGTATTTTATATAGCTTTTCGAGCATTTGATATTCAAAACCATTAAAAAGGTCCTGAATATCATTGTTAAGCAGTGCCAAGGCCAGAAACTCGTTATGTGCATCCCTGTTCATCTTATGGGAGGAGATAGATAAATCAATAAATTCCCCAATTACAAAAGCAAGTTTTTCCCTTTCAGCGATTTGATCCAGTATTATTTTGAATTGTTCTTCCAGTTGAAAAATATATAGCTTAACTACTTCTATTAAAATATCTTTTTTGTCATGAAAATAGCTATATACTATTCCGGTAGAGACACCGGCCTCT includes:
- a CDS encoding AAA family ATPase codes for the protein MENKWLLSPNRQLTEEEQTLVWKKSSSHIESDAERRICESVKHNWEMGEMKITNILLEGDAGSGKTQLTKALSADFGLPYTKITCFADMDKSDILGTILPVLQSDRKDNNIEYQYYPSEIVRAYENGWILEIQEPTVIRDAAVLMAVGSALEPDGSINLPSRIVHRHPDFIAVITTNRGYNGCRPLNEALRDRVQHAEKMDLPPIEVMVERAAAKTGCCDVELLRIFAQIIVMLDRTAKANAMKGVSGMRSYFFWVDAVLQGNDAAESLYHKVVYKITTDPDEIVLLEQALSNHGTMEALEAVVSRHGRTGGEVLELRADGDVEALSPAPDKDSPPEVVLRRSSDSEGESNSSSENPAQTRSSDTGDDGAPMYHELRTEEQADPEQDKSTFRKHLNQQARAAVKSSVHEKVGMIVHRPESTAAHRQEYRQMASALMPVIRELTRKTEPLLEHEISVELSGNRVFGTKFHAEKVVSPDFCYFSKKRPPEEEPSLAVALRIDQSASMHAFGRLTAAKQAALAVYEFCESCGIPVLIYGDTADRSPKEKMSMYSYIDWEEPKLNDKYSLMAIQSMSNNRDGMALRILAEKLANAPQTTKLLISLSDGQPKAMPDYTGTHAKDDMKQVIHDYSRKGVLFLAAAIGQDKEMICDIYGQERFIDITNLEQLPTRLVQIIAKYL
- a CDS encoding DUF6530 family protein, with amino-acid sequence MNEDIVMIADNYDRIDGRSAYRSDIKRLTIGAPVMEENKKMQIAVQIWKENTEGTPEVSIELPVHQIFDLMIFLSRTLLYFKEAYRMPLLYDPENPTVERLGLQGGVLPVTVCTENPNINNDIQSFSQALNDLGELTGERLRTLTRIIEELECY
- a CDS encoding GIY-YIG nuclease family protein, producing the protein MDIKRKRELLDEWKNRHPEMGVIAFKCVVTGEEFVGISKDTRADFNSNRFKLSAGGHPNKRMQELWDQYGESGFESSVMKFLKYENPQDDHTVELEDLLKQCLAKAPQARRIWR
- a CDS encoding TetR/AcrR family transcriptional regulator; the protein is MSANEIRIPKQKRSIEKKDAIIKASYGLFCEKGYYKTNTAEIAKEAGVSTGIVYSYFHDKKDILIEVVKLYIFQLEEQFKIILDQIAEREKLAFVIGEFIDLSISSHKMNRDAHNEFLALALLNNDIQDLFNGFEYQMLEKLYKILIEVGYSEEFLIEKLRISYGIIEQLCHDYIQGKTSDGELNKIKFLAVPMIMNLLGNA
- a CDS encoding alpha/beta hydrolase, with amino-acid sequence MTNLIEKKHIRVNGVGITCYCAGDGNDTIVLLHGAGVDSAMLSWAGVIPLLSDQYQVIAPDLPGYGTSDRINGEYTLSFYTDIVKGIIEELGGRPVILTGLSLGGGICLNMALTYPELIKILVPVDAWGLFDKLSWHRLTHWFIRSKLNDNLYSWTNKYPSIIRWSLKYSLFGDKSKISDDLVAEIQKVMQEPGAGKPFMSFQRSEITSTGLTTDLFGRLEEINSPTLLIHGTLDKAVPVKGTILAGKRIPDCEIYLMRGCKHWPQKERPEEFSDALQLYLDRKLQQDSK